The following proteins come from a genomic window of Schistocerca gregaria isolate iqSchGreg1 chromosome X, iqSchGreg1.2, whole genome shotgun sequence:
- the LOC126298923 gene encoding peroxisomal biogenesis factor 3 → MSSVLSFLWRHKRKFLIGGAVIGSAVLATRYCVRSILNLQEAKARELIEQSKKRQHFENTERTCTETISSLISSFHDSVDRILDSQGIVNKLKTSPANKIELWEELKILVFARVCLIVYGAVILNIILRVQINVIGGYLYRSATNKLEFPLSGSLQEEYLSLCRNFLNNGMEELGKLIVQKVKDVVGPVNLDKKVDVEQIRRWLWTIQSAIEIERSDPVLCHLGSSLKTTQEAEVFQEMLNDTIDIISSSDVHTLSSNLVWEGFQYSIERISETFEPVTQTSFGNKGFQQLFVTKPRVGFFKPMANALASINSVTLAPSSSDAFNSFMHFLMNDEGLKIFGANVYEAFCEP, encoded by the coding sequence ATGTCATCTGTGCTGTCCTTCTTGTGGCGCCACAAACGAAAATTTCTGATTGGAGGTGCCGTAATTGGCAGTGCAGTATTAGCAACCCGTTATTGTGTACGTAGTATTCTTAATTTGCAGGAGGCCAAAGCAAGAGAGTTAATAGAACAGTCAAAAAAGCGGCAGCACTTTGAAAATACTGAACGCACCTGTACTGAGACAATCAGTTCCTTAATTTCATCATTTCATGATTCTGTCGATCGCATTCTGGACAGTCAAGGAATTGTCAACAAGCTTAAAACTTCCCCAGCCAATAAAATTGAGTTGTGGGAAGAACTTAAAATTTTAGTCTTTGCTCGAGTATGTCTTATTGTATATGGCGCcgtaatattaaatattattttacgcGTGCAAATAAATGTGATTGGAGGATATTTGTACCGAAGTGCAACGAACAAACTTGAGTTTCCTTTATCCGGGAGCCTGCAAGAAGAGTATTTGTCATTGTGCCGAAATTTCTTAAACAATGGAATGGAAGAACTTGGCAAGTTGATAGTGCAGAAAGTGAAGGATGTAGTCGGTCCAGTAAATTTGGATAAAAAAGTTGACGTTGAACAGATACGGCGATGGCTGTGGACTATCCAATCAGCTATTGAGATTGAGCGCAGTGATCCAGTATTATGTCACCTGGGTTCATCTTTAAAGACAACTCAGGAGGCAGAGGTTTTCCAAGAAATGTTAAACGATACAATTGATATCATATCAAGTAGTGATGTGCATACACTTTCATCAAATCTAGTATGGGAAGGATTTCAATATAGTATTGAAAGAATCAGTGAAACCTTTGAACCAGTGACTCAGACGTCTTTCGGTAACAAAGGTTTTCAACAATTATTTGTCACTAAACCAAGGGTTGGGTTTTTTAAACCTATGGCTAATGCGCTCGCAAGTATCAACAGTGTAACTCTAGCCCCAAGTTCCTCAGATGCGTTTAACAGCTTCATGCATTTTCTTATGAATGATGAGGGTCTGAAGATTTTTGGAGCAAATGTGTATGAAGCATTCTGTGAGCCATAA